The following are encoded in a window of Amaranthus tricolor cultivar Red isolate AtriRed21 chromosome 2, ASM2621246v1, whole genome shotgun sequence genomic DNA:
- the LOC130806418 gene encoding uncharacterized protein LOC130806418 isoform X1: MSQAIGHGVSSLTFLLPVTCKAKSRTSSKGKFKPVKIVDREEAKLQKDGGFGDKKKDPLWQCIQGCGACCKLEKGPTFATPEEIFDNPSDIELYKSLVGADGWCINFDKSTRTCSIYDDRPYFCRAEPDVFQNLYGINKRKFNKEACSFCKNTIKAIYGVDSEELDKFNKAIRS, encoded by the exons ATGTCACAAGCCATAGGTCATGGAGTCAGCAGTCTAACATTTCTATTGCCAGTAACATGTAAAGCAAAGTCAAGAACAAGCTCCAAGGGAAAGTTCAAACCTGTAAAGATTGTGGATAGAGAAGAGGCTAAGCTGCAGAAAGATGGTGGGTTTGGAGATAAGAAGAAGGACCCATTGTGGCAGTGTATTCAAGGATGTGGGGCCTGCTGTAAGCTTGAAAAGGGTCCCACTTTTGCAACCCCTGAAGAGATTTTTGATAATCCTTCTGATATTGAG CTTTACAAAAGTTTGGTAGGTGCAGATGGATGGTGCATAAACTTTGATAAGAGCACTAGGACATGCTCTATATATGATG ATCGGCCATATTTCTGTCGCGCTGAGCCAGATGTTTTCCAGAATTTGTATGGAATCAATAAGAGAAAATTCAACAAGGAGGCTTGCAG TTTTtgtaaaaatacaataaaagcAATCTATGGTGTTGATTCGGAAGAGTTAGATAAGTTCAACAAGGCTATCAGAAGCTGA
- the LOC130806418 gene encoding uncharacterized protein LOC130806418 isoform X2, with the protein MSQAIGHGVSSLTFLLPVTCKAKSRTSSKGKFKPVKIVDREEAKLQKDGGFGDKKKDPLWQCIQGCGACCKLEKGPTFATPEEIFDNPSDIELYKSLVGADGWCINFDKSTRTCSIYDDRPYFCRAEPDVFQNLYGINKRKFNKEACRYQLIEGLSSIATSS; encoded by the exons ATGTCACAAGCCATAGGTCATGGAGTCAGCAGTCTAACATTTCTATTGCCAGTAACATGTAAAGCAAAGTCAAGAACAAGCTCCAAGGGAAAGTTCAAACCTGTAAAGATTGTGGATAGAGAAGAGGCTAAGCTGCAGAAAGATGGTGGGTTTGGAGATAAGAAGAAGGACCCATTGTGGCAGTGTATTCAAGGATGTGGGGCCTGCTGTAAGCTTGAAAAGGGTCCCACTTTTGCAACCCCTGAAGAGATTTTTGATAATCCTTCTGATATTGAG CTTTACAAAAGTTTGGTAGGTGCAGATGGATGGTGCATAAACTTTGATAAGAGCACTAGGACATGCTCTATATATGATG ATCGGCCATATTTCTGTCGCGCTGAGCCAGATGTTTTCCAGAATTTGTATGGAATCAATAAGAGAAAATTCAACAAGGAGGCTTGCAGGTATCAGTTGATTGAGGGGCTCTCTTCGATTGCGACCTCCTCCTGA